A region from the Halosolutus gelatinilyticus genome encodes:
- a CDS encoding PAS domain S-box protein, with amino-acid sequence MSRQTDNEPITGRIQGSSVDETALLRPDDAQLLRALLGASPVAAVAVTDAGSIAFANAAVSDVLGYQPSDVVGESLAAFVVDEHRSRVRPVDGCWIDDREQIELNVRHEEGRDVSISIDVCEFELDGQRFFAGYLRENTAAGEYERAINRYEAIAEMAGDGVYQLDPDSRFEMVSDTFVEMTGYSRDDLLGAHASVLLDEAAISRREDEIEDLLGRGGDGRSTSVEFVVRTADGEAVPVEERITPLCSDDETHGTVGVVRDVSERRERVEELRQERELIEHILETSPVGIGVITPDGDISRVNDRAEDLLGLTMEEITNQTLDVSQRKLYDSEGQQVPPEDLLSRVFDEGRQVLNSEFTLERPDGDRVWAALGIAPMTGDAGDVEKAVVIATDITDRKEREETLREERDVIEHVLETSPVGIGVITPDGDISRVNDRAEELFGLTDYELSNRTLDVSQRKLYDSVGRQVAPEDLLSRVFDNGERVLDTEFEFGQPDGDRIWLSISIAPIPGPAGDVQKAVIIGKDVTDRKEREETLREERELIERILETSPVGIGVITPDGDISRVNDRAGDLLGLTMEEITNQTLDVSQRKLYGAQGQRVAPEDLLSRVFDEGKQVLNSEFTLERPDGDRVWAALGIAPMTGGARDVQKAVVIATDISDRKERERRLRESEARLRQIAENINSAIWMADADMSEVMYINPAYEEITGRSRDSVYDNLMNHVDAVYPQDQQRVENAVKRATRTPRSKDGALRFQEKYRIVRPDGSTRWVNNFAFPLRDENDEVYRFVGVIDDITGVKEQQIELGRHRDELETLNQINTVIRRVNQGLVQATNREEIEETVCKTLTDSKLYHAAWTGEADGGVNGVEPKTGTGIDVDALETTFSSDEIDPIATAVESGDIQIIRSFEDLGAELAVGDSGDVGLRDSGQPFAAVIPLVYKETVYDVLVAYSSRANAFSAREQAVLLELGKTIGLAINAVERKKALLTDAVQELTFEIQDREQFFVRASDETGAEFEMEGITSQSDGSYLQYFTVMGTSPERVLELADEDPFVERTRLVNDHEDAFLIELVVTSSSPASTLAEYGASVHTATFADGGGTITSDLPQTADTRAAVEAVKSRFSDSELASKRKRERSVQTCREFQAALEEALSDRQRAALAAAYYAGFFEWPRDSSGEEVAESLGVAPATFHQHFRAGEKKLVKALVDGAEIP; translated from the coding sequence ATGAGCCGCCAGACGGATAACGAGCCGATTACCGGGCGAATTCAGGGAAGTTCCGTGGACGAAACCGCCCTACTACGACCGGATGACGCCCAGTTGCTCCGTGCGCTACTGGGTGCCTCGCCCGTCGCCGCCGTCGCGGTCACCGACGCCGGGTCCATCGCTTTTGCCAACGCGGCAGTCTCGGACGTTCTCGGCTATCAGCCGAGCGACGTCGTCGGCGAATCGCTCGCGGCGTTCGTCGTCGACGAACACAGATCGCGGGTCCGACCCGTCGACGGCTGCTGGATAGACGACCGCGAGCAGATCGAACTGAACGTCCGGCACGAGGAGGGCCGCGACGTTTCGATCAGCATCGACGTCTGCGAGTTCGAACTGGACGGTCAACGGTTCTTTGCGGGATACCTTCGCGAGAACACGGCCGCCGGCGAGTACGAGCGGGCGATCAACCGCTACGAGGCGATCGCCGAGATGGCCGGTGACGGGGTCTACCAGCTGGATCCCGACAGTCGCTTCGAGATGGTAAGCGACACCTTCGTCGAAATGACCGGATACTCGCGCGACGACCTCCTCGGAGCGCACGCGTCTGTCCTGCTCGATGAGGCGGCGATCTCCCGACGCGAAGACGAAATCGAGGACCTGCTCGGACGGGGAGGGGACGGGCGAAGCACCTCGGTGGAGTTCGTCGTCCGTACGGCCGATGGCGAGGCCGTCCCCGTCGAGGAGCGGATCACCCCGTTGTGCTCCGACGACGAGACACACGGTACGGTCGGCGTCGTCCGCGACGTCTCGGAGCGACGGGAGCGAGTCGAAGAGCTCCGGCAGGAACGCGAACTGATCGAACACATCCTCGAGACCAGTCCGGTGGGGATCGGAGTGATCACGCCCGACGGCGACATCTCGCGGGTAAACGACCGGGCGGAGGATCTGCTGGGGCTGACCATGGAAGAGATCACCAATCAGACACTCGATGTCTCGCAGCGAAAGCTGTACGACTCGGAGGGACAACAGGTGCCGCCCGAGGATCTGCTGAGCCGGGTGTTCGACGAGGGCAGGCAGGTACTCAACTCGGAGTTTACCCTGGAGCGCCCCGACGGGGATCGCGTCTGGGCCGCCCTCGGCATCGCGCCCATGACCGGCGACGCGGGCGACGTCGAGAAAGCGGTCGTCATCGCCACGGACATCACCGATCGCAAGGAACGCGAGGAAACGCTGCGCGAGGAGCGGGACGTTATCGAGCACGTCCTCGAGACCAGTCCGGTGGGGATCGGAGTGATCACGCCCGATGGCGACATCTCGCGGGTGAACGACCGGGCCGAAGAACTGTTCGGACTGACCGATTACGAACTTTCCAACCGCACCCTCGACGTCTCGCAGCGAAAGCTGTACGATTCGGTAGGGAGGCAGGTCGCGCCCGAGGACCTGCTGAGTCGGGTGTTCGACAACGGCGAACGCGTACTCGACACGGAGTTCGAATTCGGCCAGCCCGACGGCGACCGCATCTGGCTGTCGATCAGCATCGCGCCCATCCCCGGACCGGCGGGCGACGTTCAGAAGGCGGTGATCATCGGAAAGGACGTTACCGATCGCAAGGAGCGCGAGGAAACGCTGCGCGAGGAACGCGAGCTGATCGAACGCATCCTCGAGACCAGTCCGGTGGGGATCGGAGTGATCACGCCCGACGGCGACATCTCGCGGGTAAACGACCGGGCGGGGGACCTACTGGGGCTGACCATGGAAGAGATCACCAATCAGACACTCGACGTCTCGCAGCGGAAGCTGTACGGCGCACAGGGCCAGCGAGTGGCGCCGGAGGACCTTCTGAGCCGGGTGTTCGACGAGGGCAAGCAGGTACTCAACTCGGAGTTTACCCTGGAACGCCCCGACGGGGATCGCGTCTGGGCCGCCCTCGGCATCGCGCCCATGACCGGCGGCGCCCGAGACGTCCAGAAGGCGGTCGTCATCGCCACGGACATCTCTGACCGGAAAGAACGCGAGCGGCGACTCCGCGAAAGCGAGGCCCGCCTCCGACAGATCGCGGAGAACATCAACAGCGCCATCTGGATGGCCGACGCCGATATGAGCGAGGTCATGTACATCAACCCGGCCTACGAGGAGATCACGGGCCGGTCGCGGGACTCGGTGTACGACAATCTGATGAACCACGTCGACGCCGTCTACCCCCAAGACCAGCAACGGGTCGAGAATGCGGTCAAGCGGGCGACGCGGACGCCGCGGAGCAAAGACGGGGCGCTCAGGTTCCAGGAGAAGTACCGTATCGTTCGCCCCGACGGATCGACCCGATGGGTCAACAACTTTGCTTTCCCGCTTCGCGACGAGAACGACGAAGTGTATCGGTTCGTCGGCGTCATCGACGACATCACCGGGGTGAAAGAACAGCAGATCGAGTTGGGTCGTCACCGCGACGAACTGGAAACGCTCAATCAGATCAACACGGTCATTCGTCGGGTCAACCAGGGGCTGGTCCAAGCGACGAACAGAGAGGAGATCGAGGAGACGGTCTGCAAGACGCTGACCGATTCGAAGCTGTACCACGCCGCGTGGACCGGGGAGGCGGACGGCGGCGTCAACGGCGTCGAGCCGAAGACGGGAACGGGCATCGACGTCGACGCCCTCGAGACGACCTTCTCCAGCGACGAGATCGACCCGATCGCGACGGCCGTCGAGTCGGGCGACATCCAGATCATCCGTAGTTTCGAGGACCTCGGAGCGGAACTGGCCGTCGGCGACTCTGGGGACGTCGGCCTCCGCGACAGCGGCCAGCCGTTCGCCGCGGTGATCCCCCTCGTGTACAAGGAGACGGTCTACGACGTGCTCGTCGCATACTCATCACGGGCGAACGCGTTCAGCGCCCGGGAGCAGGCCGTGCTGCTCGAACTTGGGAAGACGATCGGGCTGGCGATCAACGCGGTCGAGCGCAAGAAGGCGCTGCTCACCGACGCTGTTCAGGAGCTCACGTTCGAAATCCAGGACCGGGAGCAGTTTTTCGTCCGGGCGTCCGACGAGACCGGCGCCGAGTTCGAAATGGAGGGGATCACTTCGCAGTCCGATGGTTCGTACCTGCAGTATTTCACGGTAATGGGAACGTCACCCGAGCGAGTCCTTGAACTTGCCGACGAGGATCCGTTCGTCGAACGGACGCGGCTCGTCAACGACCACGAAGACGCCTTCCTCATCGAGCTAGTCGTCACCAGTTCGTCGCCGGCATCCACGCTCGCCGAGTACGGGGCATCCGTTCACACGGCCACGTTCGCTGATGGGGGCGGCACGATCACGTCGGACCTACCCCAGACGGCCGACACTAGGGCCGCCGTCGAGGCGGTCAAATCGCGGTTCTCCGATTCCGAACTCGCGAGCAAGCGAAAGCGCGAGCGGTCAGTACAGACCTGCCGCGAGTTCCAAGCGGCGCTCGAGGAGGCGCTTTCTGACCGCCAACGGGCGGCGCTGGCCGCCGCATACTACGCCGGATTCTTCGAGTGGCCGCGCGACAGTTCCGGGGAGGAGGTGGCCGAGTCGCTCGGTGTCGCCCCGGCGACGTTCCACCAGCACTTCCGCGCTGGCGAGAAGAAGCTCGTCAAGGCGCTGGTCGACGGAGCGGAGATCCCGTAG
- a CDS encoding sensor histidine kinase — protein MGSPGPEQAVTLEDIRVFFAQLDQPSTSVSTGEVAETLGRPRRAVRDRLQELVERGELQTRQMDDSVEIWWDPEGRHTDDTQRGGAQFSAFVSAVQDYAIFRLDPDGTIASWNDGAERIKGYAEEEIVGEHFSTFYTEEDRAEDVPERNLKKAAVEGTVKDDGWRVQEDGSRFWANVTITAIRDDNGELQGFTKVTRDMTERREYERQLETQAERLERQRDELEEELDDIFERVNDAFYALDEEFRFEYVNDRMEEYYGKPAGEFLGQTVWEVLGVDEDDPLFEKYETAMASQEPTTFERYSELLDLWAIVRVYPSESGLSVYFRDITDRKTYERKLKESNERLEEFAYAASHDLQEPLRMVSSYLQLIEDQYADDLDEDGVDFIEFAVDGADRMRDMIDGLLEYSRVEAEGDPFQPVDLNAILRDVLADLRFRIEEHNAEMSVENLPTVHGDVSQLRQLFQNLLTNAIDYSGEDPPRVHVSAERDGAMWQVSVSDEGIGIDPDDQERIFEVFQRLHTREEHDGTGIGLALCKRIVERHGGEITVESEPDAGATLSMTLPAADDPNQL, from the coding sequence ATGGGATCCCCGGGACCGGAACAGGCCGTTACTTTGGAGGATATACGGGTGTTCTTCGCACAGTTGGACCAACCATCGACATCGGTATCGACCGGGGAAGTCGCCGAGACGCTCGGGCGCCCCCGTCGAGCCGTGCGAGACCGCCTACAGGAACTCGTCGAGCGCGGGGAACTCCAAACCAGACAGATGGACGACTCCGTCGAAATTTGGTGGGATCCCGAGGGGCGTCACACGGATGACACACAGCGAGGCGGTGCGCAGTTCAGCGCCTTCGTGAGTGCTGTCCAGGACTACGCCATCTTCAGGCTCGATCCCGACGGCACGATCGCCAGCTGGAACGATGGGGCCGAGCGGATCAAAGGGTATGCCGAGGAGGAGATCGTCGGCGAGCACTTCTCCACTTTCTACACTGAGGAAGACCGCGCCGAAGACGTCCCCGAGCGGAACCTCAAAAAAGCAGCAGTCGAGGGTACGGTGAAGGACGACGGCTGGCGCGTCCAGGAGGACGGCTCGCGGTTCTGGGCGAACGTCACCATCACCGCAATCCGCGACGACAACGGCGAACTTCAGGGATTTACGAAGGTCACGCGCGACATGACCGAACGCCGCGAGTATGAGCGGCAGTTAGAGACGCAGGCCGAGCGGCTCGAACGCCAGCGCGACGAGCTTGAGGAGGAACTCGACGACATCTTCGAGCGTGTCAACGATGCGTTCTACGCCCTCGACGAGGAATTCCGGTTCGAGTACGTGAACGACCGCATGGAGGAGTACTATGGCAAGCCAGCGGGGGAATTCCTCGGACAAACCGTCTGGGAGGTGCTCGGTGTCGATGAGGACGACCCCCTCTTCGAGAAGTACGAGACGGCGATGGCCAGCCAAGAGCCGACGACTTTTGAGCGCTACTCGGAGCTGTTGGACTTGTGGGCGATTGTCCGCGTCTACCCCTCCGAATCAGGCCTCTCGGTGTACTTCCGCGATATCACCGACCGGAAGACCTATGAGCGGAAGCTCAAGGAGTCCAACGAGCGACTGGAGGAGTTCGCCTATGCGGCCTCCCACGACCTTCAAGAGCCGCTTCGGATGGTCTCGAGCTATCTTCAACTCATCGAGGACCAGTACGCTGACGACCTCGACGAGGACGGCGTGGATTTCATCGAGTTCGCCGTCGACGGCGCGGATCGGATGCGGGACATGATCGACGGCTTGCTCGAATACTCTCGCGTTGAGGCGGAGGGCGATCCGTTCCAGCCGGTGGACCTGAACGCCATCCTCCGGGACGTGTTAGCCGACCTCCGGTTCCGCATTGAGGAGCACAACGCCGAAATGTCGGTCGAGAACCTCCCGACGGTCCATGGCGACGTCAGCCAGCTCCGCCAGCTCTTCCAGAACCTGCTGACCAACGCCATCGATTATAGTGGCGAGGATCCGCCCCGGGTCCACGTCTCAGCCGAGCGCGATGGGGCGATGTGGCAGGTCTCGGTGAGCGACGAGGGAATCGGCATCGATCCCGACGACCAGGAGCGGATCTTCGAGGTCTTCCAGCGCCTCCACACCCGCGAGGAGCACGACGGAACGGGGATCGGGCTCGCGCTGTGCAAGCGAATCGTTGAGCGCCACGGCGGCGAGATCACGGTGGAATCGGAGCCGGACGCAGGGGCGACGTTATCGATGACGCTACCCGCCGCGGACGATCCGAATCAACTGTAG
- a CDS encoding 5-(carboxyamino)imidazole ribonucleotide synthase, translating into MTTLETPGPTIGVVGGGQLGRMLAEAAAPLGVELVVLDPTPDCPAAPVARDQIVADFDDEAGIRELAARSDVLTFEIELADQMVLDRVSEDSGTPVHPKPSTLETIHDKLVQKRELADAGIPVPPFRKVEDADAVRAAIDDYGAPVMLKARTGGYDGRGNVPVESKDEAEDALESVAGPAMVEAFVDFEREVSVIAAKGDGEIATFPIGENVHEAEILRETIVPAGSIEAVTEKARDVAADVLDVMDGRGVYGIELFETTDGEILLNEIAPRPHNSGHWTIEGAQSSQFEQHVRAVLGWPLAATDLRAPTVSKNLLADVEEPRDAALCGVDRILETPGANLHWYGKRQARPLRKMGHVTLTARGDESTDGLLETARGLVASVTFTDE; encoded by the coding sequence ATGACAACGTTGGAGACGCCAGGACCGACGATCGGCGTCGTCGGCGGCGGGCAGCTCGGACGAATGCTCGCGGAGGCGGCGGCGCCGCTCGGAGTCGAACTCGTCGTGCTCGATCCGACGCCTGACTGCCCGGCCGCGCCGGTCGCCCGCGATCAGATCGTCGCCGACTTCGACGACGAGGCGGGGATCCGCGAACTCGCCGCGCGATCGGACGTTCTCACGTTCGAGATCGAACTCGCCGACCAGATGGTTCTCGATCGCGTGAGCGAGGATTCGGGGACGCCGGTACACCCGAAGCCGTCGACGCTCGAGACGATCCACGACAAGCTCGTCCAGAAGCGCGAACTCGCGGACGCGGGCATCCCGGTGCCGCCGTTCCGAAAAGTCGAAGACGCCGACGCCGTCCGCGCGGCGATCGACGACTACGGCGCACCGGTGATGCTCAAGGCGCGCACGGGAGGCTACGACGGCCGCGGGAACGTCCCCGTCGAGTCGAAAGACGAGGCCGAGGACGCGCTCGAATCCGTCGCGGGTCCCGCAATGGTCGAGGCGTTCGTCGACTTCGAGCGCGAGGTGTCGGTTATCGCCGCGAAGGGGGATGGCGAGATCGCGACGTTCCCGATCGGCGAGAACGTCCACGAGGCGGAGATCCTCCGGGAGACGATCGTCCCCGCCGGATCGATCGAGGCGGTGACGGAGAAGGCGCGCGACGTCGCGGCGGACGTCCTCGACGTGATGGACGGCCGCGGCGTCTACGGGATCGAACTCTTTGAAACAACGGACGGAGAGATTCTGCTCAACGAGATCGCACCGCGACCGCACAACTCGGGCCACTGGACGATCGAGGGCGCCCAGAGTTCGCAGTTCGAACAGCACGTCCGCGCGGTGCTCGGCTGGCCGCTGGCCGCGACCGACCTCCGGGCGCCGACGGTCTCGAAGAACCTCCTCGCGGACGTCGAGGAACCGCGGGATGCAGCGCTTTGCGGCGTCGATCGCATCCTCGAGACGCCGGGCGCGAACCTGCACTGGTACGGCAAGCGCCAGGCCCGGCCCCTGCGAAAGATGGGCCACGTCACGCTGACGGCGCGGGGCGACGAGTCGACCGACGGCCTGCTCGAAACCGCCCGCGGACTCGTAGCGTCCGTCACGTTCACCGACGAATAA
- the ribH gene encoding 6,7-dimethyl-8-ribityllumazine synthase, with the protein MTTLGLVVAEFNRPITEQMEQEAKAAANAAGAEVYDVVSVPGVYDAPLAADRLARRDEVDAVVVIGTVITGDTDHDQVITDAAAQRLSDVSLERDTPVTLGVTGPGMSAAEARERVANAAKAVDGALDLVDELPDP; encoded by the coding sequence ATGACCACGCTCGGACTGGTGGTCGCGGAGTTCAACCGGCCGATCACCGAGCAGATGGAGCAGGAGGCCAAGGCGGCCGCGAACGCCGCCGGCGCCGAGGTGTACGACGTGGTGTCCGTCCCCGGCGTCTACGACGCGCCGCTGGCCGCCGATCGGCTCGCTCGCCGCGACGAGGTCGACGCCGTCGTCGTCATCGGCACGGTGATCACCGGCGACACAGACCACGATCAAGTCATCACCGACGCGGCCGCCCAGCGGCTGTCCGACGTGAGCCTCGAGCGTGATACGCCCGTCACCCTCGGCGTGACGGGTCCAGGGATGTCCGCCGCCGAAGCCCGCGAACGGGTCGCGAACGCGGCAAAAGCCGTCGACGGCGCGCTCGATCTCGTCGACGAACTGCCCGACCCCTGA
- a CDS encoding HNH endonuclease signature motif containing protein: MPINIKRVKQVCEWCGRISTVLKSRVERDSVRFCSRNCFNQWLSAQWEDAENPYNGRWRAVKRKALERDDHTRQHCGITRDEIEHEPDVHHIKPVREFNDPQLAHTLENLICLCRNCHRYVELELTD, from the coding sequence TTGCCGATCAATATCAAACGCGTAAAACAGGTCTGTGAGTGGTGCGGTCGAATCTCAACTGTTCTCAAATCCAGAGTCGAACGGGATTCTGTTCGGTTTTGTAGTCGGAACTGCTTCAACCAGTGGCTCTCTGCGCAGTGGGAGGATGCTGAAAATCCATACAACGGCCGATGGCGAGCCGTAAAACGAAAAGCGTTGGAACGCGACGATCACACGCGCCAACACTGCGGTATAACTCGCGATGAAATTGAGCACGAACCGGATGTCCATCATATCAAACCAGTACGGGAATTCAACGATCCCCAGCTCGCACACACCCTCGAGAATCTCATCTGTCTCTGTCGAAATTGTCATCGATACGTCGAACTCGAATTGACCGATTGA
- a CDS encoding DUF7344 domain-containing protein, with protein sequence MVTAPSRSWDVNEALEVLSNERRRIVLEELLERRRPVPVAELVDSVVAAESNDRGRPNDLRTEVVLSLHHNHLPKLDRSKIIDHDTERGLIAVREAMYAVEPYLELSRNDGRRG encoded by the coding sequence ATGGTCACAGCGCCATCGCGTTCGTGGGACGTGAACGAGGCGTTGGAGGTACTCTCCAACGAACGCCGTCGCATCGTCCTCGAGGAGCTCCTAGAGCGCCGACGCCCCGTCCCGGTGGCGGAACTCGTCGATAGCGTGGTCGCGGCGGAATCGAACGACCGCGGTCGACCGAACGATCTCCGAACGGAGGTCGTGCTGAGCCTCCACCACAACCATCTGCCGAAGCTGGATCGCTCCAAGATAATCGACCACGACACTGAACGAGGATTGATCGCCGTCAGGGAGGCTATGTACGCCGTCGAACCGTATCTGGAATTGTCACGGAACGATGGCCGTCGCGGGTAG
- a CDS encoding AIR carboxylase family protein, whose protein sequence is MSDSVSDLIDRLHREADQNRPSKETPDVGVVMGSDSDLEVMMTGGRRPGAYDAFVDELGFAEQTDFENPPEERFTFETYVTSAHRTPELMTAYAETAEDRGIEVIIAGAGGKSADLPNMTASIAYPLPVIGVPVQEKSVDSVIGMPTGAPIVAVDAGKSFNAALSAAQILARRHDEVRDRLVAYHEDLKEDVGTVSRELHDRGTKAFSND, encoded by the coding sequence ATGAGTGACAGCGTCTCCGACCTGATCGATCGACTGCACCGCGAAGCCGACCAGAACCGTCCGAGCAAGGAGACCCCCGACGTGGGGGTCGTGATGGGGAGCGACTCCGACCTCGAAGTGATGATGACCGGCGGCCGCCGTCCGGGCGCGTACGACGCCTTCGTCGACGAACTCGGCTTCGCCGAACAGACCGACTTCGAGAACCCGCCCGAGGAACGGTTCACGTTCGAGACGTACGTCACCTCGGCCCACCGCACGCCCGAACTGATGACCGCGTACGCCGAGACGGCCGAGGATCGCGGGATCGAGGTGATCATCGCGGGCGCGGGCGGCAAGTCGGCCGACCTGCCCAACATGACGGCCTCGATCGCGTATCCCCTCCCCGTGATCGGCGTGCCGGTCCAGGAGAAGTCCGTCGACAGCGTCATCGGGATGCCGACCGGCGCGCCGATCGTCGCGGTCGACGCCGGCAAGTCTTTCAACGCCGCGCTGTCTGCGGCCCAGATCCTCGCGCGCCGACACGACGAGGTCCGCGATCGGCTCGTCGCCTACCACGAGGACCTGAAGGAGGACGTCGGAACCGTCTCGCGCGAGCTACACGATCGAGGGACGAAGGCGTTCTCGAACGATTAG
- a CDS encoding helix-turn-helix transcriptional regulator produces the protein MINAIETGKYNPSLELALKLADHLDVPVKKIFSLTDG, from the coding sequence ATGATTAATGCTATTGAGACGGGAAAGTACAACCCGAGTTTAGAACTGGCCCTGAAACTCGCTGATCACTTGGATGTCCCAGTCAAAAAAATATTTTCGCTAACTGACGGCTGA
- a CDS encoding transcriptional regulator: MGVLYKHRDVSYTRIRDHLDLTDGNLASHAEKLEQAGYVEDRRAWAQNGFETRYHITKAGVTAFQAYLQELSGFVDEHETAHRSNREME, from the coding sequence ATGGGAGTTCTATACAAACACAGAGACGTCTCGTACACTCGCATCCGAGATCATCTGGATCTCACAGATGGGAATCTCGCCTCACATGCAGAGAAATTAGAGCAGGCAGGATATGTTGAGGATCGACGCGCGTGGGCTCAAAATGGCTTCGAAACGCGCTACCATATCACGAAAGCCGGCGTTACTGCATTCCAAGCGTACCTTCAAGAATTAAGCGGATTCGTAGACGAACACGAAACAGCGCATCGATCAAACCGTGAAATGGAGTAA
- a CDS encoding response regulator produces MAAHQVADPSDILLVEDNPGDVRLTKEAFKEAKIANTLHVVCDGAEALDFLHRRGDYSDAPRPAIVLLDFNLPRTNGDEVLDEVNEDPELRSIPVVMLTGSESETDIVKSHCLGANAYLTKPVDPLQFIETVIQLEEFWLSIGRAPESGT; encoded by the coding sequence ATGGCTGCTCATCAGGTGGCCGATCCGAGCGACATCCTGTTAGTCGAGGACAACCCCGGCGACGTCAGGCTCACGAAAGAAGCGTTCAAAGAGGCGAAGATCGCGAACACGTTGCACGTCGTCTGCGATGGCGCCGAGGCGCTCGATTTCCTCCATCGACGTGGCGACTACAGCGACGCACCTCGGCCGGCGATCGTGCTGCTCGATTTCAACCTCCCGCGAACGAACGGCGACGAGGTCCTCGACGAAGTCAACGAGGATCCCGAACTCAGGAGTATCCCCGTCGTCATGCTGACTGGATCGGAGTCGGAAACGGACATCGTCAAGTCGCACTGCCTCGGTGCGAACGCCTACCTGACGAAACCGGTTGATCCGCTCCAGTTCATCGAGACCGTTATCCAACTCGAGGAGTTCTGGTTGTCGATCGGCCGAGCGCCGGAATCCGGTACGTGA
- a CDS encoding pyridoxal phosphate-dependent aminotransferase, whose amino-acid sequence MTMEFTDRVTRVEPSATLAISALATELEADGADVVDLSVGEPDFPTPENVIQAAKDAMDAGHTGYTTSAGILELREAIADKLAADGLEHTADEIIVTPGAKQALYEVISALIDDGDEVVLLDPAWVSYEAMVKMAGGDLTRVDLSEYDFQLEPGLDDLADAVSDDTDLLIVNSPSNPTGAVYSDAALQGVRDLAVEHDVTVISDEIYKEITYGVEPTSLGTLEGMADRTVTVNGFSKAYSMTGWRLGYFAGPEDLIEQAGKLHSHSVSSAVNFVQHAGIEALENTDTAVDQMVQAFRERRDLVVDLLDEHDVDVAVPDGAFYMMLPVDADDQAWCEGAIEDAHVATVPGSAFGTPGYARISYAASEERLKEGIRRLAEEGYL is encoded by the coding sequence ATGACCATGGAATTCACCGACCGCGTAACCCGAGTGGAACCGTCCGCAACCCTCGCGATATCCGCACTCGCGACCGAACTCGAGGCCGACGGCGCCGACGTCGTCGACCTCTCCGTCGGCGAACCCGATTTCCCGACGCCCGAGAACGTGATCCAGGCGGCCAAGGACGCCATGGACGCCGGCCACACCGGCTACACGACCTCGGCCGGCATCCTCGAGCTTCGCGAGGCGATCGCCGACAAGCTGGCTGCCGACGGCCTCGAACACACTGCCGACGAGATCATCGTCACGCCTGGCGCGAAGCAGGCGCTGTACGAGGTCATCAGCGCCCTGATCGACGATGGCGACGAGGTCGTCCTGCTGGACCCCGCGTGGGTCTCCTACGAGGCGATGGTGAAGATGGCCGGCGGCGACCTCACCCGCGTCGACCTCTCCGAGTACGACTTCCAGCTCGAACCCGGACTCGACGACCTCGCCGACGCCGTCTCCGACGATACCGACCTGCTGATCGTCAACTCGCCGTCGAACCCGACGGGCGCGGTCTACTCCGACGCGGCGCTCCAGGGCGTCCGCGACCTGGCCGTCGAACACGACGTCACGGTCATCTCCGACGAGATCTACAAGGAGATCACCTACGGCGTCGAGCCCACGAGCCTCGGCACGCTGGAGGGGATGGCCGATCGGACCGTGACGGTCAACGGCTTCTCGAAGGCCTACTCGATGACCGGCTGGCGGCTCGGCTACTTCGCCGGCCCCGAGGACCTGATCGAACAGGCCGGCAAGCTCCACAGTCACTCCGTCTCCTCGGCCGTGAACTTCGTCCAGCACGCGGGCATCGAGGCGCTCGAGAACACCGACACCGCGGTCGACCAGATGGTCCAGGCGTTCCGCGAGCGACGGGATCTCGTCGTCGACCTGCTCGACGAGCACGACGTCGACGTCGCGGTTCCGGACGGCGCGTTCTACATGATGCTCCCTGTTGACGCTGACGACCAGGCCTGGTGTGAAGGCGCGATCGAGGACGCCCACGTCGCGACGGTCCCCGGCAGCGCGTTCGGCACGCCGGGCTACGCTCGCATCTCCTACGCGGCGAGCGAGGAGCGGCTGAAGGAAGGCATCCGGCGCCTGGCCGAGGAAGGGTACCTGTAG